The genomic window CGGACCACCCACAGGTAGAAGTCCATGGGCATGTCGCTGCCCCGGGTGAACTGCCCTTCGTCCACCAGGAAGTTGTCCCGTGCGGGCCGGTCGGCGTGGGTGCCGAACCGCAGTGCCAGGACTTCGTAGGTGTTCTCGGCCATGTCTCTCACGCCCCCACGAGGTCGAGCGACCGGCCGGGGGCGGGACGCCCGGCCGCGGCCGTCTCGTCTTCGAAGAAGAACCTGGGCTCCTCAAAGGCCGGGACGAGCTGGTCGAACCAGGTGGCCGTGGGGTCGAACCTGGCGTAGAAGGGCCGGCGGACGATGCCGCCCCGGCGCGCCTGCAGGAGTTGCAGGGCGAACACCTTCTCCCCGCGGATCGTCGGTACGCCGTCGATGAGGACCTTGCCCGGGAACGCGCTCATCGACGGGCCCCGCACGGTGCGGGACAGGCCGGAGACGGCGCCGTAGGCGGTGCGGAAGATGTCGTACGCCTCGGCCAGCGGCAGCTCGAAGTAGGCGCGGGCACCGGTGTCGCGCTCGACGAACATGTAGTACGGGATGGCGCCCAGCTTCACGCCCTGGGTCCACAGTTCCCGCCAGGCGTCCGCGTCGTCGTTGATGTGCCGCAGGACAGGGGACTGCATGCGGACGACGGCACCGGTCGCCGTGATGCGGCGCAGGGCGTCCTGCGCGATGGCGGGCCGCAGTTCGGCCGGGTGGTTGTAGTGGCCCATCAGCGCCAGGTGCTTTCCGGCGGCCACCACGCGTTCGAACAGCCGCAGCAGGTCACCGGCGTCCACGTCGCTGACGAAACGCTGCGGCCAGTAGCCCACGGCCTTCGTGCCGATCCTGATGTTCTGGACGTGCTCCAGCCCGGCCGACAGGAGGGGCTCGAGGTACCGCTCCAGCGTGGCCGTCCGCATGATCATGGGATCGCCGCCGGTGATCAGCACGTCGGTGACCTCGGGGTGCTGCTTGAGGTAGGCGACCAGCCCCGCGGCGTCCCGTGCGGCGAAGTGCAGGTCGTCCTCTCCGACGAACTGCGGCCACCGGAAGCAGAACGTGCAGTAGGCGTGGCAGGTCTGGCCGGCGCTCGGGAAGAACAGGACCGTCTCTGCGTACTTGTGCTGGATACCCGGGACGACCTCGCCGTCCAGTTCGGGCACGTTGTGCGTCAACTGGCCGGCCGGGTGCGGGTTCATGCGCGACCGGACCAGGTGGATCTGTTTGGCCAGCTGCTGCTTGTCGCCCGCCCGCAGCAGGTCGCGCAGGGTGGCGTAGTCGTCGGGATCCAGCATCGACTGATGCGGGAAGTTGAGCCGGAATATCGGGTCGTCGGGTATGCGGTCCCAGTCGATGAGCTCATCGAGTACGTATTGGTTGGTCCTGAACGGCAGGACGTGCGATACCACGTCGACCGCCTCGCGAAGTTCCGTCGGAATGCGCTCCCATTGCGGTGTCCGCTGAATCGACGAGCGGTTGTAGGGCCTGTACTTGGCAGGGTCGGCGTCAGCCATGTGAATTCCCCGTCCGAAGGGCGGATAGTTGCGTGAAGTTCCTGACGAGATGGCGGCGAGCGGGGATCGACCGTCGGCGGCCGGTGGTCGGTGGTCGGTGGCTGCATGGACGCAGGCTCCCGCTCCTTGTCTGCTTTCTCGCGCCACCGCACGGCCGACCGGAAGCCGGTCGGGGCGATTCCCCTGCTCGCCGCCGAGAAAGCTAGTCAGCGATTGCGACCGGTGAGAAATAGACAACTCGGCAGATTCATTCGGGCCATGCATGAATGCTTCCATCGACCTGGCGCATAAATCATGTGCATACTGCATCAATGCGCTTGGCCGGCTCCTAGGATTGGCGCCGGCTCAGACAGCGGCAGACGGAATCGGGGAGCTCTCGTTGAACGGTCGGCTCAGTGTCGGCATTGCGGGGACGGGGCCGCGCGGGCTCACCGTGCTGGAACGGCTGTGCGCCGGCGCGGCAGCGCGGCCGCCCGCCGGGCCCGTGATCGTGCATGCCGTCGACCCCGCTCCGGCCGGAGCCGGCCGGGTGTGGCAGACGGATCAGTCGCCGCAGCTGCTGATGAACACGGTCGCGGAGCAGATCACGGTGTTCACCGACGCCAGCGTTTCGTGCGCCGGCGCGGTGGTGCCGGGTCCGAACCTCTACCAGTGGGCAACGGGCCTCTACCAGTGGGCGACGGCCGCGGCGATACGACCGGGGGTCGGCTCCGTGACGCTCGCCGAAGCCAAAGCCGACGCCGACGCCCGCGCGGTCCTCGGACTGGAGTCCGTCCGGCTCTTCGGCGCGATGGAGGCCCGCGCCTCATGAATGCCCTCGTACGGAGCCGACGTCCCCCGCAGGACCGCTCGGCGGGCCTGCCGGCCGCGGCGGGCGTCGCGGCGGTCACCGTCCTGACCTCGCTGCCGGTGTTCCTGCCCGGGGCGGCGAACGGCCTGATCTGCGCGGAGCTCGGGTGGAGTTCGGTGCGGACGGGAGCCATCCTGGCCGCGTACTGGCTGGCGTCCCTGACGGGCGCGTTCCTCAGCAAGCGGGCCGCACTTCCCCGGGCATTGGAACGCACCCTGGCCGTCGCGCTGGCCGGCACCTGTCTGGGGCTGTTCGCGGCGGCGGTGGCGCCCATGGCCGGTCTGTGGATCAGCTCGGTGGTTGGGGGCACGGCCTACGGCTACACCCAGCCGCACACCAACGCCCTGCTCATGCGGCGGTGCGCACCCCGGCTGCGCCCGTTCGCCTTCGGCCTGAAACAGGCCGCCGTACCGGCCGCCACCCTGATGGCCAGCGGAGCAATGCCCCTGCTGGCCGGACCGGTCGGCTGGCGAGCGGTGTTCCTCGCGGCCGCGGTGCCGTGCGCTCTGGGCAGCGTTCTCCTCGCACGGAAAGGGTCCTCGGACGGACCGTCCGCGGTCGCCGCCCCAGGCGGCAGCGAGCCCCTGCGCGGGAACGTCCATCTGCTGGCCCTCAGCTGCGCCGGGTTCTTCGGCGCGATGGTGGGCAACGGACTGGGCGGGTTCCTGGTGCTGGCACTGACGGCACGGGGAGCGTCGCTGTCGACGGCCGGCGCGGTGGCAACCTCGGGTGCCGCGCTGAACATCGTGATCCGCCTGGCCGCAGGCTGGCTCGTCGGCCGCAGGCCCCGTGCCGCGTGGGGTGCGCTGACGGGACTGTTCCTGGCCGGTGCGGCGGGTACCGCACTACTGACGCACCCGGACCCCACCGCGGCCACGGTCGGGGCCCTGCTCGCCTACGGCGGCGGCTGGGGCTGGGCGGGCCTGGTGCACTACGTCATCGGCCTGCCCTACCCCGGCCGGGAGCAACGGGCCACGGCCTACAGCCAGATGGGGGTCTCCCTGGGGGCCGCCGCCGGGCCGCTGATATGCGGCCTGCTGTTCGCCGCCGGGCGCCCTGCCGCCGCATGGTGGGCGCTGACCGCGGCCGGGGCAGCCGCCGCCGCCTGTGTCCTCCTCGCCCGGACGCACGTCCCGCCCCGCCCGGAGGGCGGGACGGTCCACGGTGCCGGCAGCTCCGGAGATCACGGCTGTGACGGCCCGTCAGCCCCTACCGGAGTCGGCCACGAGGCCCGCCACGACCTGCTTCGCACCGTCGACCGCCCGGCGAAACGCCGCAGGGTCCTGATGGGCGCGGGCCAGGACGTAACCGCCCTGCACCGTCGCCATGATCAGTGACGCCATCGCGTCCGGGTCGGTGCCGGGCCTGAACTCTCCTGCCCGCACGCCCTCCGCCAGCACCGCGGACAGTCGCTCACCGAGCCAGGTGAAGAAGTCCGCCGTGGTCGCGCGCAGGTCGTCGTCGGCAACCACCTCGAAGTCCTGCACCAGTCGCCCCATGCGACAGCCGGCGAGCGGGTCCCGTTCGAGGTCCAGGAAGGCGTTGATGCGGGCGACTGCCGACCCGTCCCCGGCCAGCGCCTCCTCCGTACGGGAGCGCAGCTGATCGCTCATCTGCGCCATGGCCGCGACCGCCAGCTCCGCCTTGCCGGAGAAGTGGTGATACATGCTCCCCTGGCCGGCCCCGGCGCGCTCCAGGATCATGGCCGGGCTCGTGCCCGTGTACCCGCGCTCCCACAGCAGCTCGCCTGCAGCCCGGGTCAGCGCCTCCTTCTTGCTCATTCCCTCACTGTACCTACCACTCGTTACGACATGACGGCATGACGACATCGCCGAGACAGCTGCTCCGACGTCGGGCCACCGAGGCGGGCGGGGTGTCGCAGTGCTCGAATCCTGCTGCTGCGGCCCCGCTGACGGCCGCGTGAGTTTTCAGGCGGCCCTCAGGGCATGCCTCGCCGGTGCGCCGGGCCCGGCTCGCGGATCAGCCGGTACGGCTCGCCCGCGAGCCGGAGCCGGTTCTCGTCGTCCACGCGGCAGCCGAGGCGTTCCGGGAGGCCGCGCAGATACGCGAGGGCGGGGGCGGTGAGGCGGATCCTGCCGTTGGCGAGGCGGGTGATGCCTGCGGGTTCGGCGAGCGCGGTGAGCCGGGTGGCGTGGGTGCCGGGCACCTCGGCGGTGTACGTGGTGCCGGAGTCGGCTCGCTGTTCCAGGGCGAAGAGGACGTCGCCGTAGCGGGCGTGGGCAAGGACGGCGAGGACGGCGCGTACGGCCTCCATCACCAGGCCCTGCTCCAGCACCAGTTGCTGTCCCCGATCCCCGAACCCGGCTACGACTGGCAGGAGATGGACATCCGCAGCCGCCTGGGCCGCGCCTACGTGGCGACGGGCCGTATCGGCGAGGCACGCGGGCAGTTCCAGGCAGTGGTCGCCGTTCACCGCGCCCGCGCGGACCGTGCGGCGACGGCGACCGCGACCGCGGGGATCACGCGCGCAACGGGTCCCGGAGACGGCCGGTAGAGGGAGCCACGACCGACTCGGGAACGGCCGCACGCCCGGCGCCGCACGGCCGGCCAGGCCGCCCCGTCCGCCGCGCCCGCCCCGCCCCGCCGCCCCGCCGCCCATCGGCCGTACCGGTCATTTTCCCGGGCCGTTCGGGGGAAGCTGCCGTCCGCTCCGGCGCGTCGGGGGTCGGGCGGGGCAGCGGTGAGTGGAGAGCGCGGGCGCTCACTGTGCCCGTGCGGGAGAAGCGAGAGCGGGGCAGGACCGTCGGGCGTGCCCCCGTACAGAGACGGGAGTGGCTGGATGCTCGAGCGAGCAGCCCGGACGGTGCGGCGCCGGTGGGCGTCGACGGCGACGGCGGTGACAGCGGCGGCGACGGTTGTGGTGACGGCTGGGGCGGTCGGGACGGCGGGGGCGGACCCGGCCGGGCCGAAGACCGCACCGAAGGCCGGGCCGAAGACCGGAGCGATCGTGGTGGACTGCACCCGCAATCCCACCGCCCTGCAGCGGGCGATCGACAGTGCCATCACGAAGTCGGAGCTGAAGGTGAGAGGGACCTGCATCGGGCCCTTCACCATCGACAAGAGCCTGTCCCTGATCGGCGACAAGCACGCGGTCCTCGACGGGAACTTCGAGGGGCCGGCCGTCACCGTCAACGGAGGTGGCTCCCTGGTCCTGCTGAAGAAGCTGACCATCACCAACGGCGCCGGCAACGCCACGGACCCGGCAGGGCTCGGCGGCGGCATCCTCAACAACAACGGCAACGTGACCCTGAGCGACTCCACGGTGCGTCACAACACCGCCGGGTCGGGCGGCGGCATCGCGAACAACGACAGCAACCCCGCCGACGCCTTCACGGCCACGGTGAACGTGATCCGCTCCACGGTGAGGCACAACACCGCGACGGAACGCGGCGGAGGCATCTTCAACAGCAACGGCACGGTGACGCTGTCCCGCTCCACCGTGCGCCACAACATCGCGGTCGAAGGCGGCGGCATCCACAACGACGGCAACACGGTGGCGCTCGCCGACTCCAAGGTGTTCCGCAACGGCGCCACGCAACGCGGCGGCGGCCTCTTCAACAACGCCGGGACCACGACGCTGATCCGCTCCGAAGTGGAGCGGAACACCGCGGGCGCCGGGCTCGGCAGCGGTGGCGGCATCTTCGAGCAGGGCGGCTCGGTGACGCTGAACAAGACCAAGGTCCGCCAGAACCACCCGGACAACTGCGCCCCGGCAGGCACCGTCCCCGACTGCATCGGCTGACGTCCGCGCGTCGCGTGGCAGGGGGCGCTCAGGCCCGGCACACCAGCAGCATCTGTGCCGCCGCGTGATGCGCCCCCACCCGCGCCGCCCTCCCCCAGTCGCGCCCGCGGTCGACCAGCTGCACGGCGAACGTCGCACCGCCCTTGACCGGGTAGCTGCCGACGGGGACCAGCTCGCCGCGGTGGACGGTCTGGCGGACGCCGAAGGCGGTGTACGCGGAGCCGGGGTCGTCCGGGTCGGCGAGGACGCGGTAGACGGTGGGGTCGCCGGCCGTGTCGGTGGCGTGGGTGGTGCGCGGGACGAAGACCGCGAGGGAGCACTGCGCGTAGCGCGCGTCGAGGTCCCAGACCCAGGTCGCCGTGGAGCCCCGGTCGTGGTCGGGGCTGCCGGACATGGGGACGGCCGAGAAGCTGCCGTCGCAGCCGCCCTCGCGCCGGCCGCCGGAGGGGACGGTGTACCAGGC from Streptomyces sp. FIT100 includes these protein-coding regions:
- a CDS encoding KamA family radical SAM protein; translation: MADADPAKYRPYNRSSIQRTPQWERIPTELREAVDVVSHVLPFRTNQYVLDELIDWDRIPDDPIFRLNFPHQSMLDPDDYATLRDLLRAGDKQQLAKQIHLVRSRMNPHPAGQLTHNVPELDGEVVPGIQHKYAETVLFFPSAGQTCHAYCTFCFRWPQFVGEDDLHFAARDAAGLVAYLKQHPEVTDVLITGGDPMIMRTATLERYLEPLLSAGLEHVQNIRIGTKAVGYWPQRFVSDVDAGDLLRLFERVVAAGKHLALMGHYNHPAELRPAIAQDALRRITATGAVVRMQSPVLRHINDDADAWRELWTQGVKLGAIPYYMFVERDTGARAYFELPLAEAYDIFRTAYGAVSGLSRTVRGPSMSAFPGKVLIDGVPTIRGEKVFALQLLQARRGGIVRRPFYARFDPTATWFDQLVPAFEEPRFFFEDETAAAGRPAPGRSLDLVGA
- a CDS encoding TetR/AcrR family transcriptional regulator — encoded protein: MSKKEALTRAAGELLWERGYTGTSPAMILERAGAGQGSMYHHFSGKAELAVAAMAQMSDQLRSRTEEALAGDGSAVARINAFLDLERDPLAGCRMGRLVQDFEVVADDDLRATTADFFTWLGERLSAVLAEGVRAGEFRPGTDPDAMASLIMATVQGGYVLARAHQDPAAFRRAVDGAKQVVAGLVADSGRG
- a CDS encoding adhesin; translated protein: MNCSDCGYVVRGSSLGGSAGSWIARETLAGRVSTLSRARKSLLAGGVVVVLGCFVAAVALLTGSDADSEARADDDIAGRGIPTRVGPTSLPDPDASGEGFEEWAGPGCPTGRYHERGRFENGRAAWYTVPSGGRREGGCDGSFSAVPMSGSPDHDRGSTATWVWDLDARYAQCSLAVFVPRTTHATDTAGDPTVYRVLADPDDPGSAYTAFGVRQTVHRGELVPVGSYPVKGGATFAVQLVDRGRDWGRAARVGAHHAAAQMLLVCRA
- a CDS encoding FAD/NAD(P)-binding protein gives rise to the protein MNGRLSVGIAGTGPRGLTVLERLCAGAAARPPAGPVIVHAVDPAPAGAGRVWQTDQSPQLLMNTVAEQITVFTDASVSCAGAVVPGPNLYQWATGLYQWATAAAIRPGVGSVTLAEAKADADARAVLGLESVRLFGAMEARAS